taCATGATATTCTGAATCGTAAGAAACCTTCTTGCTGAGAATTTTCCGAGACTGCTTTTTTTAATTGCTAATTTGATTACCCTAAGAAAGACTGGAGTTTAAcctaatgtatttatttattatgtctaTTTTCAGACAAGTGTAGAATTATTTCGTATAAGTGGAGTATCAAGAAACCAATTACCTTTGAATATTACTGGTGATGGAtgcattttgttgaaaaataattatttagtagCTGCAGACCTGAGACGATCTGGTTTACCGGACTGTCCATTACTGGTATGTTACAACATATAGAAAGTCCCATTTTAATCTTCCCGGAAAAATTTATCTGCAACAATGCGTTTTACGGAAAGATGACTTAAGTTAAAGTTGTAATACTTGGTGGAGGATTTCTTAGAAATGCCTGGAATTCGATCTAGACTTTCAGGAtcgttaaaaattcaatacataTCCTTTAATtgaatcgtttatttttaaatttaacaagtccacttgttttaaaaaaagcaagTGTCCGttcataatgaattattttctttgaatatccattaaggtgtttcgataccaattCGAAAGTGCTACCAAAacactgaaattttgtgtgtaaattaatgaatatttaatacgccttctgcataaatttcaaatcgattctctgtacagtttacgataaattagttattaaaaCTAGTCCTTTTTACGTGGTGGGATATGatgaagtcgtaataaatgttggatTTTTAGTCTGtaagtgcattaaaaaatgttttaccatttaattaaatagaaaatcttgtatcaatatttttgaatttttaagctTCAAAATCATagcaaaattaagaactgtacataaaaatgaaaaactttttttggtaataacactgactttgatagttagtttctcctaaaccgtgcagagaatcgatatgattTTTCCACAAAACACGTTTATAAgtgcaatttacaaaatttaaaaaaactcccgacaaattttttcgggtacagaactcTAAACTTCtacttaaaatatatctaagaacactctccattaaatttcctttttatttcagGGTGATATCATTTTAAAAGATCTTTACATCCAgccaaaaaatattccaaatatgGGTATTTTGGGTAAATTTCTCTTAAAAGCAACAttcatgtttgaaaataaattgttggGTATTGCAGAAGTATCGGTTGAATTGGTTATGCAATAACTTAGCTTGGCAACAAACGTTAAATaacttaagttttaaataaatatatatttataaaaaaaaaatcggataaatatttcttattttatacatatacaggaTTTTTCAGCAAAGCTAGTCTAATAAGAATATTGTTTATACATATGTAATGGATCCAATAAGAATATTGTTTCAGCCAGGCCTGTGCgcaggaattatccaagggagggattcaaacttttgtttattattttagctcataaagtcaataaaaacaagaaactctTTTCTCgagtaaaataacattttattaggccaaaatgtgatattcaatCACTATTTTTCTATAAGTTTATTCTGCGaagtacagaaaaaaacttttccaaaactgtGTGCGTCGACTTCTACGCCGCGTTGTTTATTGAGCGAGGCTAGACCGTTTAGTCGAACTACAGACATTGTCGAGCTAAGGTATGTTTTTAGATGACGTAAAGTTGAAAAGCAGCGTTCTCTAGATGACGTAAAGTTGATACGTTCTCTAGATGACAAAGAGACaatgtaaatttgataaaatattgcaatgattcaaaaatcgatCTATATTCTTCTATTTAATCAGTCTTTACACTTGAGCGTTGAGTCTGCTTGAAGTTTGGCTTCTGCAAATCTATGTAGTATTCATCACAGACATTGCTCaaggttttgaaaaatttcctaAACTTTTTCtcctttttcaattaaaatctgtTTCGCAGAATCAGCCTCAGTTTCATAAATGAGTGCATTTACGGTACTATATGGTTAAGTCAAATTTATGTGAAGAGTTTTTCAATGGGAGGGGTTTTAACCCCCAAAACCCCTCCCGTGCGCACTGGCCTGTTTCAGCTACTTTGACATTGTATTGGTAAATGTGTCTTCTTCTTTTAAAAACGCCCCATGGACTAGCTTTGCTGAAAAGCCCTATATATTGCACATCCTACTTTTGGTTTCAGACTCccatttatgtaatattaatacCAATAGTACTGTATTTGAAACTAAACATTTCATGGCATGAGGTGATACGAGAAATAATAGGCTAATCAACAAAATACACAGAAGCCTAATTCGCTACAAGCACTGAATAATACGAACACTGAAAACTtgtgtctattttttttttaatttttagtctaAACactatctttaaaattaaaacacaggATATCGAGTAAAGCTAGTAAAGCTAtttgtttttgcttttttgGTTCTTTGATGTTCAAACTGCCGAGTTTATTTGCCTGCTGTCATATTTAGCATGaaagtaaaatatgaaaatgatgtTTGTAGaatctgaaagaaaaaatgtatttggaATACTTTTgcaaacataaaatttagtctctttaaggatgtacgagcgccagagaaattttggataaaagacttgattttttctaatatgaagttggactaagtctgattatttaaataaataaattacttcaaaagaaggcatatttaacataggTCGTATGGGAAAACGGTACATTGGTTGGTATGCTTTcctaaatttctccaaaactagtcggtggaaattaaaaaaaaactatttaatttaaagccATAAACTTAAATGAAgttattaactatttaaattaaagacatAAACCCATTGTGTCCGACTGATTAAGGATgcatgagcacggtagtggggacacaaatttaaaaaaaaatatatattttcaattttgatgttcAATTacgttataacttgacaatataaaacgaaaggtaagaataaaatttttcgatatctggagtaattttcaaaatatggaaaattgaatttatcgtcttatttttcgtctacatttatgaagttatatataacaaaattcatgatcaaagttgaaaataaggtacaaataatttcaatcacacgtctaaacttgccttcgcgctcgtactaccttaacaaatTGATACTTACGTTTGCAAAAGCttccattgaaaaattaaaaagtttcccAGCTGTAATATAAACTGGTTGATTTGTTCGTAAAATCATCATTAGTATTAATTTGTTGCAATATTTAGAATTAAAGGTGTACCAAGCACTATCGTATGCAGCCCCACGTATATCATCACTCTAAAATTTAATCTTCAGTTAATTAACCTACTATACAATTAGTGACGGTATTATGGTACGATTTAAGAAACTtggtataattttgaaaatgtaaagaTAACTTCcctaactatttaaaaatattatatgaagcaGAGCTTGTCAAAAAGCATAATGATAGCGGTTTGATAAAAATCATGTAAGTTATGTAAGttaagaaagatagccacactTGCACACAAAGTGATAAGATTATATTTGTTCTCTCTTCCTCACTGGACATAGCATAggctataaacaaacacatacttaatataatctaacctaattggcgctctcgcgggtaaacggtgatgtttacgaaaaagtgtttcgaACCAAAGTTGTGTAgttttgtcctatctctaacgatttacaaggcGGGTACTATGGACCCAAGATCTTGATCTATGTTACTCATTAATGAAGTcaaatcactttttacgtcctgagtacgctttaaaaatttcggACGGGCAAACAACAGGAAAGGGACcttcaatccgatcaatagaagcaaagatgctcaagaaaacgtcaccaaagaaaacaatataaagataaattgtcccaaaaccgcGTGCAGAATAAAACtgcttttctgttttttttctgtaaaaaacaccgctttatagcctccatctctCTTTATGTgcgcagttttcaattttgttaaatgtaaaatattcataattgatTGACAATATCAGGAAAGCTGGCCATGAatgatttgacatttactactttaaatttctacataatactttaatttatggttcaaatttctgtaaaaatttaaaatactgaatgtcagattaaattttcttttttttaaatatatctatataaattatagcttatgtgttattctgaagtatgagctatattgctgtatagattcattaaaaaccatccgctagttttagcgtgaaagcgtaacaaacaaacaaacaaacatccttactttcgcatttataatatatagagattccGGTAGATTTACGcaaccaaaattaaaaagtgaatatatgtactcaatgtgcttttttttttatagtttacttACTGCCGTGGATAATTGATTTCCAACATAACAAAATAATCCATATTCAATTACACCCATGACACTATATTCAATGAACATGTGGGCAATAACAGGATCCGAGGctatatactaaaattataagaaaGTATTAATTTATGCTTTTTGGATTATCCCATTTTTGATattgttatgtaatttttacttACTGTATAAGCATAAAATGGACCCAGGGAAATGAAAATACCTATATAAATTGATCTTACGAGCATGATTGGTGATAAAATTCGTTCAAATTCAATACAACAGTTAATTAACATTTGATGATATTTAATACAGTCCaacattaattttcttaattcttTTTCGTAAATTACTTTTTGGCTCTTAGTTAGaacatattcaaataaatattcgatagtatttttattattatagaggTGTTTAAGATCTACTGTATCTGTAGATTCAGACCTGAAAATATAAGGCGCCTCtagttatcatatttttttattacttttctttACGTAGCATTTTCTCTTGTGTGGCGTTCTTCCCATACACATTTGTGAGTCTATATCCACCACTAATTTTCCCACGAAGTTATAGTTGAGTTTAAGACTATTAGTTTATCACTAACAAGGTCCAAGGGCTATGACATGTAGTTCACAAGCCCATGCAggaatttttcgggtgaaatgaacCACCAGGAAAGGAATCATGTTGAGAAAGATGCTACAATATGTAAAAGTAactttaagcaccatggcgttagTTTTGCGCCGTGCAGGTGAGTACAGATGAGAATATCAATTTCACATCCCTTGGGATCCCACCCCTGAACCAACAAATATGTACAGCATTggtggatactaactctgcacaGGTATTCGTAGGGAACTACGAAAATGTCGCACAGAAATAAATTCGGCAACTTCGGTACCGAAATACTTTTGAATTCCCGCCAATTTCGTAGCGCCACgtgtttatttctgtacggcatttatggtatttgcttcgaatacttatgcagaatTATTATCCAGTagcgccgtacatatttgctggtgtaGGGGTGAATACCAAGTGGTGTGACATCCATATTTTCACCTCacatttcacttgttaaaatccTTGGAAGTATTATCAGTttcaaaacccttcttgatacccaATTTTATTCTAGTCGGACTTAGCGAGGGTACAGATACATAAACGTGTAGatacatatgtatacatatttgtatataaattttaatgatggccatttttgacatctattgaGTAGGATCGAtcaacatttgaagaaattttttcaaaattccataatTAGTACAAAAGTAATAGCTCCATTTctttcggaaattcgctaataaGTAGTTACCTTCTAAAAAGTAACTAACATTACATAGAACTCGTTGTATACTGGTTACCATCTTGGACTCGCAATCCGATGGTCTCCGAGTCCCAATCGGGAGCACACGAAAATTTCCATTCGGAAAGTAAATGGTGCAGTAGTTGATTTTGAAATAGGTGCGTAATTATGAGTTTTGTGGCATAATTGTggaaagatttttgtttttaatattttattttatattttattatacttacgATAAATAGTTATctcgataaattttaatattttctttcgtATCAACACCAATATTAATCAAAGCCGTAAAAtgtattgttttcattttttttgttaacattcgAAATTGTTTTGCACTTAAAAACGTTGTTGTCAATACGATATTTTCTATACTGATATCACATAAACCCACTTGTGTTGTACCTATGTAGTaaacagtaaataaaatttgaaaatatgggGAACGAGTTTCATCGATCCATGGCAAATATGTTGGTACCATAGTCGGTAATTGTTTATGAATAAATCCATCTATTGCAGATAGTTGCATGCCTGCAGAAATCAACCATTTAACACCATTAATTTATTTCTGATCATAGCACGCCAGTCAAAAAGGGTAAGATCCGTATTTGGTGTAGCTATTCGAATCCAACGAAgtgttttttgatattttaattcgtTGCTTCtggaataacaaaattatttggttttttggATCCAAATAAAAAACACGTCGCATGATTTTTTCATAATCTAAAAATAGCCGTTTACAAGGTAGAAAACCATGTTAACAagtgaaagttaaaaaattaaaaagacccccgataaatttttcgggtacgggacCCGTTTAGGTtttacgatgccatagacactCAAAAAGGCAAACCGACAGACatccacacacacatagcagtgaaacttataacacccctttatTTGGTTCGGGGGTTGAAATACGAATTTATTGCGATTgccaaaatagtaaaatatttaatcttttaCCTACACCTATATTCAATGCAGTGATATGcatattgatgaaaaaatttagCCTTTTGAATGCTAACAACCATAATGGAATCAGTGCAGGGTCAGGCATTTGGACATCTGGCGTTTCGGATGTTTTAACAATTACAATCAAGGCTTGAATGAAATAGCAAGCCTTGAAaacggaaatttttttgtatattaaaccAACTATAACTCGAAAACTACGGCTCGCTTTATGAAAAAAGACcagataccttttttttttattaaatatttgtttttcaagtCAATTagctcaattttttaatttatgtataaatgtttGCTAAAAGCAATTTAAGTTATCACTTGGACATTCGACACGCAAAACTCGTTATCAGTTGGTCAAAACACTAAGGAAACATTTGGATTGATACCTACACTTAATACGGATCGATCCCACCTTAAGGGGCTATATCCAGTTGCGAGCgcaaaaaaacacgttttttattagtttattagttTCTTTGGGAAgaccatttaatttaaataaatgtaaaaaacgttcACATATAggacatttctttaattttctgatttcaaaaatttgatatgtttTTGATTCTGTAGTCGATCTCCTGTAGGTTCTCCAAAAAAGGTATCAGGCGGTGAGCACAATATCTCtggtttgaattatttaaaatgtaaaaatccaTAAAGTTTTATTGCCGATAGATGAATACATGTGTTAATCGAAGGATTAgtcaaaattctaatttttgacaaaattgcg
The Chrysoperla carnea chromosome 4, inChrCarn1.1, whole genome shotgun sequence genome window above contains:
- the LOC123298135 gene encoding uncharacterized protein LOC123298135, whose translation is MLTNSTQRVMFLLIIILSGNMIIKKVYGAKRYSALIREIKAKVYQPDVVTDVKTSMRKVNRTTAFADVSFKVLKQLNKVPTSVELFRISGVSRNQLPLNITGDGCILLKNNYLVAADLRRSGLPDCPLLGDIILKDLYIQPKNIPNMGILGKFLLKATFMFENKLLGIAEVSVELVMQ